One Yoonia sp. BS5-3 genomic window carries:
- a CDS encoding GntR family transcriptional regulator, which translates to MQDPRAAHKDAYTLILEAIDNHTYTPGDRLVESELAERFGVSRTPIREALQRLETQSLLTRDGRSLIVASLDHTQLSELYVVRGELEGLAARLAARHAAPEEIKVLRDMLEEDRKLVGDPAALSRANRRFHSQIHLASHNRFLMRQLDLVHRSMALLATTSLAAEGRSAETLEEHSVIVAAIEAGDGDAADKALRDHISEAYVTRLRLDAQAVEAAQ; encoded by the coding sequence ATGCAAGACCCCCGTGCCGCGCATAAAGATGCCTATACCCTCATTCTTGAGGCGATTGACAACCACACTTACACCCCCGGGGATCGGTTGGTTGAAAGCGAATTGGCTGAACGTTTCGGCGTCTCGCGCACACCGATCCGCGAGGCATTGCAGCGCCTTGAAACCCAATCGCTGCTGACGCGCGATGGCCGTTCGCTGATCGTCGCTTCGCTTGATCATACGCAATTGTCCGAACTTTACGTGGTGCGCGGCGAGCTTGAAGGGTTGGCGGCCCGGTTGGCGGCCCGCCATGCAGCACCTGAGGAAATCAAAGTGCTGCGCGATATGTTGGAAGAAGATCGCAAGTTGGTAGGAGATCCCGCTGCACTGAGCCGGGCGAACCGCCGCTTTCACAGCCAAATCCACCTTGCTTCGCATAACCGGTTTCTGATGCGCCAACTTGATTTGGTGCACCGGTCCATGGCGCTATTGGCGACTACATCGCTTGCCGCCGAGGGGCGCAGCGCTGAGACGCTGGAAGAACATAGCGTCATCGTTGCCGCGATTGAGGCCGGTGACGGGGACGCGGCAGACAAGGCGCTGCGCGATCATATCTCAGAGGCCTATGTCACCCGTCTAAGACTGGACGCCCAAGCTGTTGAGGCGGCGCAGTAG
- a CDS encoding aminotransferase class V-fold PLP-dependent enzyme, producing the protein MVDAVSTVDPDGLMEFSVVFTDRSLNHMSKAFQGVMTDISAMLKEVYNADQVAIVPGGGTYAMEAVARQFGGDAHALIVRNGWFSYRWTQIFEAGQFTAETTVLKARQTGNDSRAPFAPAPIEDVVAGIRAAKPDVVFAPHVETSAGIILPDDYLKAMADAAHEVGALMVLDCIASGCVWVDMKDTGVDVLISAPQKGWSSTPSAGLVMMSDRAAAHMEKTSANSFAVDLKKWHSIMQAYENGGHAYHTTMPTDGLRAFRDTMLETRAFGFAKLKDAQWALGNAVRKVLADKGIRSVAAEGFGAPGVVVSYTDDPGVQNGSKFAAEGMQIAAGVPLQCDEPADFRTFRLGLFGLDKLYDVDGTLARLVPVLDRVL; encoded by the coding sequence ATGGTTGATGCAGTCAGCACTGTTGACCCGGATGGACTAATGGAATTTTCGGTTGTCTTTACCGACCGGTCCTTGAACCATATGTCAAAGGCGTTTCAGGGCGTGATGACCGATATTTCAGCCATGCTGAAAGAGGTCTACAATGCCGATCAGGTGGCGATTGTACCCGGCGGAGGCACCTACGCGATGGAGGCTGTTGCCCGTCAATTTGGCGGCGATGCCCATGCGTTGATCGTGCGGAACGGCTGGTTTTCCTATCGCTGGACCCAGATTTTTGAGGCAGGCCAATTCACTGCCGAAACAACCGTACTGAAGGCACGCCAGACGGGCAATGACAGCCGCGCCCCCTTTGCTCCAGCCCCGATTGAGGACGTGGTTGCAGGCATTCGTGCGGCCAAGCCGGATGTTGTTTTTGCCCCGCATGTGGAAACCTCGGCCGGGATTATTCTGCCGGATGATTATCTTAAAGCCATGGCGGACGCTGCCCATGAGGTTGGGGCGCTGATGGTGCTTGACTGCATTGCCTCGGGCTGTGTTTGGGTGGATATGAAGGACACCGGTGTCGATGTGTTGATCTCGGCGCCGCAAAAGGGGTGGTCTTCCACCCCCTCTGCCGGGCTTGTGATGATGTCTGATCGCGCGGCGGCGCATATGGAAAAGACCAGTGCCAATTCCTTTGCCGTTGATTTGAAGAAATGGCACAGCATCATGCAGGCCTATGAAAATGGCGGGCACGCGTATCATACCACTATGCCCACGGACGGGTTGCGCGCCTTCCGCGATACGATGTTGGAAACACGCGCATTCGGATTTGCCAAGCTGAAGGATGCACAATGGGCCTTGGGTAATGCCGTGCGCAAGGTGCTGGCCGATAAGGGCATTCGTTCGGTTGCTGCTGAAGGGTTCGGCGCGCCGGGTGTCGTCGTCAGCTATACCGATGATCCGGGCGTTCAAAACGGGTCAAAATTCGCGGCAGAAGGCATGCAGATCGCAGCAGGGGTACCGCTGCAATGTGATGAACCCGCCGATTTCCGCACTTTCCGCTTGGGCCTGTTTGGTTTGGACAAGCTTTATGATGTGGATGGCACTTTGGCCCGGCTTGTGCCGGTGCTAGACCGGGTGCTTTAG
- a CDS encoding FAD-dependent monooxygenase, giving the protein MKRETTDILISGGGVAGLTAAAAFGTAGFSVIIVDPAAPVTSPDAPGSDLRTTAFLQPARTFLERAGLWAALTPHATPLQVMRIIDAAATPHVIRDFDAADISDLPFGWNLPNWLLRREMVARLTALPNVDFRPGTGFARMLARTQTAIVTLSNGAQVDAKLVIGADGRASPLRKSAGIGVKTTRYGQKALTFAVTHDAPHRNISTEIHKQGGPFTLVPLPDHCGKPCSAVVWMDNGPAVQALADLPAPAFEAAATARAADTYGPLRLVTGRSVWPIISQIADTITGPRCALVSEAAHVMPPIGAQGLNMSLQDLACLLDLAVASPGRLGSQKMLDTYASQRHPDIRLRVAGIDALNRASIAGSPILQDLRRKGIETLFGISPMRHGLMELGLGAR; this is encoded by the coding sequence ATGAAGCGTGAAACCACAGATATCCTGATTTCAGGCGGCGGTGTCGCCGGGCTGACCGCCGCTGCGGCCTTTGGCACGGCTGGCTTTTCCGTCATCATCGTCGATCCTGCGGCACCGGTGACAAGCCCCGACGCACCCGGCTCTGATCTGCGCACAACCGCGTTTTTACAGCCCGCACGGACGTTTCTGGAACGCGCAGGACTGTGGGCCGCCCTCACCCCACATGCCACCCCGCTCCAGGTGATGCGGATCATCGATGCCGCCGCGACGCCGCATGTCATCCGCGACTTTGACGCCGCTGATATCTCGGACCTGCCATTTGGTTGGAACCTGCCGAACTGGCTATTGCGGCGCGAGATGGTCGCGCGGCTGACGGCCCTGCCCAATGTCGATTTCCGGCCCGGCACCGGCTTTGCCCGGATGCTGGCCCGGACGCAGACCGCTATCGTCACGCTCAGCAATGGCGCCCAAGTGGATGCAAAACTGGTGATCGGGGCCGATGGGCGTGCATCACCCCTGCGCAAAAGCGCTGGTATTGGCGTGAAAACAACGCGTTACGGCCAAAAGGCCCTGACCTTTGCAGTCACCCATGACGCCCCGCATCGCAATATTTCCACCGAAATTCACAAGCAAGGCGGGCCCTTCACACTGGTGCCATTGCCCGATCACTGCGGCAAACCATGCTCTGCCGTTGTCTGGATGGATAACGGGCCCGCAGTGCAGGCGCTGGCCGATCTACCGGCTCCCGCGTTTGAGGCCGCTGCAACAGCACGCGCCGCCGACACCTACGGCCCGCTTCGGCTTGTCACGGGTCGCAGCGTTTGGCCCATTATCAGCCAGATCGCCGATACAATCACCGGCCCGCGCTGCGCGCTTGTATCCGAAGCCGCCCATGTGATGCCCCCAATCGGGGCGCAGGGGCTGAATATGTCGCTGCAGGATTTGGCATGTCTGCTGGACCTCGCGGTTGCCAGCCCCGGACGGCTGGGCAGCCAAAAGATGCTGGATACCTATGCAAGCCAGCGCCATCCCGATATCAGGCTGCGCGTCGCAGGGATTGACGCGCTCAACCGTGCTTCGATCGCAGGCAGTCCGATATTGCAGGATCTACGGCGCAAAGGGATTGAGACGCTCTTTGGCATCAGTCCCATGCGGCACGGCCTGATGGAACTGGGTCTGGGCGCGCGCTAA
- a CDS encoding Lrp/AsnC family transcriptional regulator gives MTLDETDRAILRALAQNADQSTSRLGQKLGLSQPATWRRIKRLQEAGVIAGRRLMLDSASLGFGVTVFLGVKLATKGRVSLEDFERAIGAIPEVQTVEHVLGLYDYRVRVIARDLADFERVLRRRIMTLPGVGDVEANVLLSEERLSGPLEQ, from the coding sequence ATGACCCTGGATGAGACGGACCGCGCAATCCTGCGCGCATTGGCGCAGAACGCTGATCAATCCACATCGCGGCTTGGGCAGAAACTGGGGCTCAGCCAGCCTGCGACCTGGCGCCGGATCAAGCGCCTGCAAGAGGCGGGCGTGATCGCAGGACGCCGCTTGATGCTGGATAGTGCCAGTCTTGGCTTTGGCGTCACCGTTTTTCTGGGTGTGAAACTGGCCACCAAGGGCCGGGTCAGTCTTGAAGATTTTGAGCGCGCCATTGGCGCGATCCCTGAAGTGCAGACCGTTGAGCATGTGCTGGGTCTTTATGATTACCGTGTCCGGGTCATTGCCCGTGATCTGGCCGATTTCGAACGTGTGCTGCGCCGCCGGATCATGACATTGCCGGGGGTCGGGGATGTTGAGGCCAATGTTCTTCTCAGCGAAGAGCGGTTATCTGGCCCCCTTGAGCAATGA
- a CDS encoding GGDEF domain-containing protein, whose product MFGTTIFTHVILTVLVVGPAALIATTSLRRATLMSDELLRLVNSDRLTGVATRDCFFSELAQCEASFGVSLMVDIDHFKRINDTHGHLAGDEVIRSVAERLRQNLREGDIICRFGGEEFLIFLDRADHQHSVQVAERMRSSVADQKIEVDGGAVFVTVSIGGASKAQNEDINAAIKAADDALYWAKGLGRNQTYFMTGALARTG is encoded by the coding sequence ATGTTTGGTACAACAATTTTCACTCATGTTATTCTAACGGTCCTGGTCGTCGGGCCGGCGGCACTGATTGCCACGACATCGCTCCGGCGCGCGACGTTGATGTCTGATGAATTGTTGCGCCTTGTGAATTCGGACCGTTTGACCGGTGTCGCCACACGCGATTGTTTTTTCTCTGAATTGGCCCAATGTGAGGCATCTTTTGGCGTGTCACTGATGGTCGATATCGATCACTTCAAGCGTATCAATGATACCCATGGTCATTTGGCAGGGGATGAGGTTATCCGGTCCGTTGCCGAACGCCTGCGTCAAAATTTGCGGGAGGGGGACATCATTTGCCGGTTTGGCGGGGAAGAGTTTTTGATTTTTTTGGACCGGGCAGATCACCAACATTCTGTGCAGGTGGCCGAGCGGATGCGATCCAGTGTTGCCGATCAGAAAATCGAGGTTGATGGGGGGGCAGTTTTCGTGACCGTGTCCATTGGTGGGGCATCCAAGGCACAAAATGAAGATATCAATGCGGCAATCAAGGCCGCTGATGATGCGCTGTACTGGGCAAAGGGACTGGGGCGCAATCAGACTTACTTTATGACGGGTGCCCTTGCACGCACAGGCTGA
- a CDS encoding glycosyltransferase family 2 protein, which translates to MLHFGDQISDGDARRLPVVDHDDLTTELIHDGLLTPQDAAEARQIARRQAVPLHDVLWRTFDVPEFSIAGLLAERAGTQLINPVEQRPDLSLILRYGAQSCLRNGLMPWRQIGSETIVLTTRPEWFSQHSATLRAIFGPVRMAVTTREHLYRSINTLCGDLLVEAAETKVRPSESCRDWNPGRALWVGILILLAAILASIFAPQAFIALLTGWAIITLVLTTALKAVAAFIGWRTRPVPAPNVTPARLPVISVLVPLYNETAIAEHLLARLKALDYPRALLDICLVLEADDTTTRATLGRTTLPTWMRAIVVPKGTVKTKPRALNYALDFARGSIIGIWDAEDAPAPDQLRIVADHFAKHGPEVACLQGTLDYYNAGTNWLTRCFTIEYASWFRVILPGLQRLGLVIPLGGTTLFFRRGVIEELGGWDAHNVTEDADLGVRLARHGYRTELIQTVTEEEANGRAWPWVKQRSRWLKGYAITYGVHMRDPGALWQDLGGWRFFGVQLLFLGTLSQFVLAPLLWSFWLSPFGFSHPLSGLLPSWGFWALAGLFILSELVGFAAAIVGLRKAEKPWLIKWALTLQFYFPLGAMAAYKGLWELARRPFYWDKTAHGVLLPKGWHAKTTAPPQQLGRPVLDG; encoded by the coding sequence ATGTTGCATTTCGGCGATCAGATAAGCGACGGTGATGCGCGCAGGTTGCCTGTGGTCGATCATGATGATCTGACCACAGAGCTGATCCATGACGGTCTGCTGACACCGCAGGACGCGGCAGAGGCACGGCAGATTGCCCGCCGGCAGGCGGTGCCGCTTCATGATGTTTTGTGGCGCACTTTTGACGTCCCCGAATTTTCAATTGCGGGTCTTCTGGCGGAACGGGCCGGAACCCAATTGATCAACCCGGTCGAACAGCGCCCCGATCTTAGCCTGATCCTGCGTTACGGGGCGCAATCCTGCCTGCGCAACGGGCTCATGCCCTGGCGCCAGATCGGCAGCGAAACGATTGTTCTGACGACACGCCCCGAATGGTTTTCCCAACACAGCGCCACATTGCGCGCAATTTTTGGGCCGGTTCGCATGGCAGTCACGACGCGGGAACATTTGTACCGCTCGATCAATACGCTTTGCGGTGACCTGCTGGTCGAAGCCGCAGAAACCAAGGTCCGGCCTTCAGAAAGCTGCCGCGATTGGAACCCAGGCCGCGCGCTTTGGGTCGGTATCTTAATCCTTCTGGCGGCCATTTTGGCATCCATCTTCGCGCCGCAGGCCTTTATCGCCCTGCTGACCGGCTGGGCCATCATTACGCTGGTGCTGACCACCGCATTAAAGGCCGTCGCGGCCTTTATCGGCTGGCGCACACGCCCCGTTCCGGCCCCCAATGTCACCCCCGCCCGCCTGCCTGTGATCAGCGTGCTCGTCCCGCTTTATAATGAAACCGCCATCGCCGAGCATCTGCTTGCCCGGCTCAAAGCGCTCGATTACCCCCGGGCGCTTTTGGATATTTGCCTTGTGCTTGAGGCGGATGATACGACCACACGCGCCACGCTGGGCCGCACGACCCTGCCGACCTGGATGCGCGCAATTGTCGTGCCCAAAGGGACCGTGAAAACCAAACCCCGTGCCTTGAATTACGCGTTGGATTTCGCACGCGGCAGCATCATCGGGATCTGGGATGCCGAAGATGCACCCGCCCCCGATCAATTGCGTATCGTTGCGGACCATTTTGCCAAACACGGGCCCGAGGTGGCCTGCCTGCAAGGCACGCTGGACTATTACAACGCGGGCACCAATTGGCTGACCCGCTGTTTTACAATCGAATATGCCAGCTGGTTTCGGGTGATCCTGCCGGGCTTACAACGGCTGGGGCTGGTCATCCCGCTGGGGGGAACAACCCTGTTTTTCCGGCGTGGCGTGATTGAGGAATTGGGCGGATGGGATGCCCATAACGTGACCGAGGATGCCGATCTTGGGGTCCGGCTGGCCCGGCATGGCTATCGCACCGAATTGATCCAAACCGTCACCGAGGAAGAGGCAAATGGCCGCGCCTGGCCATGGGTCAAACAGCGCTCTCGCTGGCTCAAGGGATATGCGATCACCTATGGGGTGCATATGCGCGATCCCGGCGCGCTCTGGCAGGATCTGGGCGGCTGGCGGTTCTTCGGGGTGCAGCTTTTGTTTCTGGGCACGCTATCGCAATTCGTCTTGGCGCCCCTTTTATGGAGCTTCTGGCTTTCACCCTTTGGGTTTTCGCATCCGCTCAGCGGCTTGCTGCCGTCATGGGGCTTTTGGGCCTTGGCGGGGCTTTTCATACTGTCCGAATTGGTGGGATTTGCCGCCGCAATCGTAGGTCTGCGCAAGGCGGAAAAACCCTGGCTGATCAAATGGGCGCTCACCCTGCAATTCTATTTTCCGCTGGGGGCAATGGCCGCCTATAAGGGGCTTTGGGAGTTGGCGCGCAGGCCGTTTTATTGGGATAAAACCGCCCATGGTGTGTTGCTGCCAAAGGGCTGGCACGCCAAAACTACTGCGCCGCCTCAACAGCTTGGGCGTCCAGTCTTAGACGGGTGA
- a CDS encoding Lrp/AsnC family transcriptional regulator, with the protein MLDDVDRRILRLMQNDPAQSLPDLAKAMGMTPARVTRRVEKLRTDGVLQPSRAVINWRALGFSIEVSLRITLDKTQPRAFDEFLEAARAVPAVIEIQTFLGRVDVRLSLIARDLPDYQRLYREAILTLPHIADIEALMTVANVKSDESLPI; encoded by the coding sequence ATGCTTGATGATGTTGATCGCCGTATTCTGCGCTTGATGCAAAATGATCCCGCGCAAAGCCTGCCGGACCTGGCCAAGGCAATGGGCATGACGCCTGCGCGTGTGACCCGCCGCGTTGAAAAGCTGCGTACAGATGGCGTGTTGCAGCCTAGCCGTGCGGTGATCAATTGGCGCGCTCTGGGCTTTTCGATTGAGGTGAGCCTGCGCATCACCCTTGATAAGACCCAGCCGCGCGCCTTTGATGAATTTCTGGAAGCCGCCCGTGCGGTCCCGGCGGTCATTGAAATTCAGACATTTCTGGGCCGTGTTGATGTGCGTCTTTCGCTGATTGCCCGGGATCTGCCCGACTATCAGCGCCTTTATCGCGAGGCGATCCTGACCTTGCCCCATATCGCCGATATCGAGGCATTGATGACCGTGGCCAATGTTAAATCAGACGAAAGCCTGCCGATATGA
- the ilvC gene encoding ketol-acid reductoisomerase has protein sequence MRVYYDRDCDVNLIKDKKVAILGYGSQGHAHALNLRDSGAKNLVVALREGSPSAAKAEAEGLQVMGIAEAAAWCDLIMFTMPDELQAETYKKYVHDNIKPGSAIAFAHGLNVHFGLIEPKDGVDVIMMAPKGPGHTVRGEYTKGGGVPCLIAVDTDASGKAQEIGLSYCSAIGGGRSGIIETNFRQECETDLFGEQAVLCGGIVELIRLGFETLVEAGYEPEMAYFECLHETKLIVDLIYEGGIANMDYSISNTAEYGQYVTGPRILPYEQTKKAMKEALADIQSGKFVRDFMLENAVGQPTIKASRRANDEHQIEQVGAKLRAMMPWISEGKMVDKAKN, from the coding sequence ATGCGCGTTTATTACGACCGCGATTGCGATGTGAACCTGATCAAAGACAAAAAAGTGGCCATTCTGGGCTATGGCAGCCAAGGCCACGCCCATGCGCTGAACCTGCGCGACAGCGGCGCAAAAAACCTTGTTGTCGCCCTGCGCGAAGGCTCGCCCTCCGCGGCCAAAGCCGAAGCTGAAGGCCTGCAGGTCATGGGCATCGCAGAGGCCGCCGCATGGTGCGACCTGATCATGTTCACAATGCCCGATGAACTGCAGGCTGAGACCTACAAGAAATACGTCCATGACAACATCAAGCCTGGTTCAGCGATCGCCTTCGCCCACGGCTTGAATGTTCATTTCGGTCTGATTGAGCCAAAAGACGGCGTCGACGTCATCATGATGGCCCCCAAAGGCCCCGGCCACACTGTGCGCGGCGAATACACCAAAGGCGGCGGCGTGCCCTGCCTGATCGCGGTCGACACAGACGCATCCGGCAAAGCCCAAGAAATCGGCCTCTCCTATTGTTCAGCCATCGGCGGCGGACGCTCGGGCATTATTGAGACCAACTTCCGTCAGGAATGCGAAACTGACCTCTTTGGTGAGCAGGCCGTGCTGTGTGGCGGGATCGTGGAACTGATCCGTCTGGGCTTTGAAACACTGGTCGAAGCTGGCTACGAGCCCGAGATGGCCTATTTCGAATGCCTGCACGAAACCAAGCTGATCGTGGACCTGATCTATGAAGGCGGGATTGCGAATATGGATTACTCGATCTCGAACACTGCCGAATATGGTCAATATGTCACCGGCCCACGCATCCTGCCTTATGAGCAGACCAAGAAGGCGATGAAAGAGGCGCTGGCAGACATCCAATCCGGCAAGTTCGTGCGTGATTTCATGCTGGAAAACGCTGTGGGTCAGCCAACGATCAAAGCATCCCGCCGGGCAAATGACGAACATCAGATCGAACAGGTTGGTGCGAAACTGCGCGCGATGATGCCTTGGATTTCCGAAGGTAAGATGGTCGACAAAGCCAAAAACTAA
- a CDS encoding pyrimidine 5'-nucleotidase: MIAPYFAHVKTWVFDLDNTLYPPSADLFGLMDSRFSAYVQRITGLDQPAAYTLCQDYWQAYGSTLVGLMEHYDIDPHDFLADVHDIDISHLTPCDQLRTALTALPGRKIVYTNGSSNHAKRVLAARDLTAQFDAVYGVEHADFKPKPTQIAFDTVFAKDGVMPKSSAMFEDEPRNLKVPHALGMRTVHVHPQQAQADHIHHHTDDLAAFLSQLAR, encoded by the coding sequence ATGATCGCACCATATTTTGCCCATGTGAAAACCTGGGTCTTTGACCTCGACAACACGCTTTATCCGCCATCTGCTGATCTGTTCGGCCTTATGGACAGCCGTTTTTCGGCCTATGTGCAGCGCATCACCGGGTTGGATCAACCCGCGGCCTATACGCTTTGCCAGGACTATTGGCAGGCCTACGGGTCGACACTGGTTGGCTTGATGGAACATTACGACATCGACCCCCATGATTTTCTGGCCGATGTGCATGATATCGACATTTCACATCTGACCCCTTGTGATCAGCTGCGCACCGCCCTGACCGCCCTGCCGGGGCGCAAGATCGTCTATACAAACGGGTCGAGCAACCACGCCAAGCGGGTCCTGGCCGCCCGCGACCTGACCGCGCAATTTGATGCGGTTTACGGGGTTGAACATGCTGATTTCAAACCAAAACCGACCCAGATCGCCTTTGACACGGTCTTTGCCAAGGATGGGGTTATGCCCAAATCCAGCGCCATGTTTGAAGATGAGCCGCGCAATCTCAAAGTGCCCCACGCCTTGGGGATGCGCACGGTACATGTGCACCCGCAGCAGGCTCAGGCCGATCACATCCATCATCACACCGATGATCTGGCGGCTTTCTTGTCGCAGCTGGCGCGCTAA